Part of the Paracoccus sp. MC1862 genome, CCCGACGGCTGGATGCCCGAGAAGATGCGCGGAGTGTGAACGCGTGCCATGCTGCTGCCTGCTGGAAAATCCGTCGGCGTCGGGATACCCCTTGCCCCTGACAGGCGCAACCGCGCCGGAAAGGACCGCGATGCGCGTCGGAATGAACGAAAGCCCCGTCAACAGCCTGCCCGCCGTGCTGTGGATGCTGGTGGCCCCCATCGCCGCGGCCGAGGCGTATTTCGGCCTCGGCCGCCTGGGCTTCCTTGCGGGCGGCGTCAACGCCGGTCAGGCCGCGCGCCAGATCATGGTCGAGCAGACCGCCTTCGCCCCCGAGTTCCTGGTCCGCGCCTTCGGCCGCTCCTCGGTCGCGGGGGCCGAGCTTTACCGGCTGCTCACCTATCCCTTCGTCCATTACTCTCTGACCCACGCGATCTTCGTCGTGGTGTTCCTGCTGGCGCTGGGCAACATGGTGGCGCGGTCGTTCCGGCCTTGGGCGGTGCTGGCGCTGTTCTTCGCCTCGGCCATCGGCGGCGCGGCGGTCTATTCGGTTGCCGCGGGGATGCTGCCGCTGTTCCGCTTCGACCCCCTGGTGGGGGGCTATGCGCCGGTCTACGGACTGCTCGGCGCCTTCACCTTCCTTTTGTGGACCCGGCTGGGTCAGGAGAACGCCAACCAGCTTCGCGCCTTCACCCTGATCGGGGTGCTGTTGCTGTTCCAGCTTGTGTTCGGCATCGCCTTTGGCGGCGCGGGCAAGAACTGGATCGCCGAGGTCTCGGGCTTCGTGATCGGCTTCGGGCTGTCCTTTGTGCTGATCCCTGGCGGCGTGGGGCGAGTGCGTCGGCGCATCCGCCAGCGGTAGATCATGTCGCGCTGCTGCGGCTGCACCGTCGCCAGCGGGGGTTTCACACCCCCGCGCCCCCGTGGGATATTTCGACGAAGAAGAACTTGCGGAGATTGTTCGCGCTGGTTCTTCTTCGTCCGGCTATCTTGGGATCGTCTTATACGACGATGGGGCAGAACCCCGGCCCGACACTGATCCTCAGCGCCGCCGCCGGACATTGGCGCGCAACTCGGCCGGGCTGATTGCGCCGGTCAGGAAGCTCAGCGCGAAATAACCCGCAGCACCCCCGAAAACGAGGATGGCGAGGTCGGGTATGTCGCCCTCGCCGTCCTGCGCCAGCCACCCTCGCACCACCCACAGCCCTGCCGCCATCAACGCCGAGGACAGGATGATCCGCGGCAGCCGGGCGCGCAGCCGCTGGTCCAGCCGCGCCGAAAGGCCCATGCCGCGCGTGCCCCACCAGAGCTGTCCGACCATGACCCAGGCGGCCACGGTCGTGCCCAGCGCGGCCGCCACGAAGCCGATCAGCGGCATCAGCCCCACCGCGACAACCGCGTTCACGATCATCGAATGAACCGCATAGCGGAAGGGTGTCCGCGTATCCTCGCGCGCGAAATATAGGGGCTGCAGGATCTTCTGCAGGACGAAGGCGGGCAGGCCCAAGGCATAGACGACCAGCGCCCGCGCGGTCATTGCCGTGTCATGGGCGTCGAAGGCGCCGCGCTCGAACAGCGTTGCCACCATGGGCACCGCGATCACGGCGATGGCGAAGGCGGCGGGCAGGGTCAGGAACATCCCGAACTCGGTCGCCCGCGACAGGGCCGACTGGCCGCCCGTCTCGTCGCCCGCCCGCAGGCGGCGGGACAGTTCCGGCAGCAGCACCACCGCCACCGCCGCCCCGACCACGCCCAGCGGCAGTTGATACAGCCGGTCGGAATAGCTGAGCCAGCCGATCGCGCCCTCGAAGAAGGACCCGACCTGCCGCCCCACCAGCAGGTTCACCTGCACGACGCCGCCCGCGAATATCGCCGGCAGCGCGATCGACAGAAGCCGGCGCATGTCGGGGGTCAGCCTCGGCCTGCCGGGCACAAAGCGCCAGCCGGTGCGCGAAGCGTCCCACCAGACCAGCGCCAGTTGCGCCACCCCGGTGAGCGGCGTCGCCCAGGAAAGCGTCAGCCCCAGATCCCATCCCTGCCAGCGCCCCAGCAGCATGGCCAGGATGAACAGCAGGTTCAGCAGCACGGGTGCGGCGGCCGCGACCCCGAAACGGCCATGGGCGTTCAGCACGCCCGAGATCATCGAGGCCAGCGAGATCAGCAGGATATAGGGAAATGTGATCCGCCCGTATTCCACCGCAAGGCCGAAGCGTTCATCGCCCGCGAAGCCCGCCGCCATCAGCCAGACCAGCCCCGGCATCAGGATCATCGCGAGCGCCGAGAACACCGCGACCACGAAGCCCAGCCCGGCAAAGGCGTCGGCGGCGAAGCGCCGGGGGTCCTCGCCCGATTCCAGCTTCTTGGAAAACATCGGCACGAAGGCGGTGTTGAAGGCCCCTTCCGCGAAGAAGCGGCGGAACATGTTGGGCAGCGACAGGGCCACCAGAAAGGCCTCAGCCTGGGCGCCGGTGCCCAGCCAGGCGGCCATCAGGATGTCGCGCACAAAACCCGTCAGCCGGGACATGAAGGTCCAGAGGCCCACGGAGATGAACCCCCGCACCAGTCCGCCACGCATGAATTCAGGCCTCCGCTCGTTCCGCGCCTTCGCGTATCGCCTGATGCAACCTGCGTTCAAGGGCCTCTCGTTTCGCGGGCTGGGTCAGCTTCAGCCCGAAGGCGTCCTT contains:
- a CDS encoding rhomboid family intramembrane serine protease, coding for MRVGMNESPVNSLPAVLWMLVAPIAAAEAYFGLGRLGFLAGGVNAGQAARQIMVEQTAFAPEFLVRAFGRSSVAGAELYRLLTYPFVHYSLTHAIFVVVFLLALGNMVARSFRPWAVLALFFASAIGGAAVYSVAAGMLPLFRFDPLVGGYAPVYGLLGAFTFLLWTRLGQENANQLRAFTLIGVLLLFQLVFGIAFGGAGKNWIAEVSGFVIGFGLSFVLIPGGVGRVRRRIRQR
- the murJ gene encoding murein biosynthesis integral membrane protein MurJ → MRGGLVRGFISVGLWTFMSRLTGFVRDILMAAWLGTGAQAEAFLVALSLPNMFRRFFAEGAFNTAFVPMFSKKLESGEDPRRFAADAFAGLGFVVAVFSALAMILMPGLVWLMAAGFAGDERFGLAVEYGRITFPYILLISLASMISGVLNAHGRFGVAAAAPVLLNLLFILAMLLGRWQGWDLGLTLSWATPLTGVAQLALVWWDASRTGWRFVPGRPRLTPDMRRLLSIALPAIFAGGVVQVNLLVGRQVGSFFEGAIGWLSYSDRLYQLPLGVVGAAVAVVLLPELSRRLRAGDETGGQSALSRATEFGMFLTLPAAFAIAVIAVPMVATLFERGAFDAHDTAMTARALVVYALGLPAFVLQKILQPLYFAREDTRTPFRYAVHSMIVNAVVAVGLMPLIGFVAAALGTTVAAWVMVGQLWWGTRGMGLSARLDQRLRARLPRIILSSALMAAGLWVVRGWLAQDGEGDIPDLAILVFGGAAGYFALSFLTGAISPAELRANVRRRR